A section of the Acipenser ruthenus chromosome 39, fAciRut3.2 maternal haplotype, whole genome shotgun sequence genome encodes:
- the LOC117397238 gene encoding histone H2AX, which produces MSGRGKTGGKARAKAKSRSSRAGLQFPVGRVHRLLRKGNYAERVGAGAPVYLAAVLEYLTAEILELAGNAARDNKKTRIIPRHLQLAVRNDEELNKLLGGVTIAQGGVLPNIQAVLLPKKTGQAAASTGKAGKKGSQSQEY; this is translated from the coding sequence ATGTCTGGAAGAGGCAAAACCGGCGGAAAAGCCCGTGCTAAGGCTAAGTCCCGTAGCTCCAGAGCCGGGCTGCAGTTCCCTGTCGGCCGTGTTCACAGGCTGCTGAGGAAAGGTAACTATGCTGAGCGTGTGGGCGCTGGAGCCCCGGTCTATCTGGCCGCTGTACTCGAATACCTGACCGCCGAAATCCTGGAGCTGGCTGGCAACGCCGCCCGagacaacaagaaaaccagaatcatcccccgtcacctgcagctcgccgtccgcaacgacgaggagctcaacaagctgctgggaggcgtcaccatcgctcagggcggagtgctgcccaacatccaggccgtgTTGCTGCCCAAGAAGACTGGCCAAGCCGCCGCCAGCACCGGCAAGGCAGGCAAGAAGGGCTCGCAGTCCCAGGAGTACTAA